The Mytilus trossulus isolate FHL-02 chromosome 3, PNRI_Mtr1.1.1.hap1, whole genome shotgun sequence genome contains a region encoding:
- the LOC134711781 gene encoding uncharacterized protein LOC134711781, with product MYWHKGSQEQSVPQTPPIFHELPDRSTYDSPFATVPDYSDFGLSQQSQDSQEANVPGTPFIQSTVHSFLTPTTPVNLNRRPHHHETPLLEIVLLRSARKHTITSSEQSLRPYDSPGTPQLEQTVPCTPKRNVVINPSSNIRLSPVMSPCTPKQNVVVMNPSSNIRPVMSPTPNKCENLNIFNDDDEIFLK from the exons ATGTATTGGCATAAAGGATCACAAGAACAATCTGTTCCACAGACACCCCCAATATTCCATGAACTGCCTGACAGAAGTACTTATGACTCACCATTTGCTACAGTTCCAGATTACAGTGATTTTGGTTTAAGTCAACAAAGCCAAG ACAGCCAAGAAGCAAACGTTCCAGGAACACCATTCATTCAATCAACAGTTCACAGTTTTCTTACACCTACCACACCAGTAAATTTAAACAGGAGACCACATCATCATGAAACACCTTTGCTTGAAATTGTTCTGCTAAGATCAG CAAGAAAGCATACTATTACAAGTTCAGAGCAGAGTTTAAGGCCATATGATAGTCCAGGAACACCACAGCTTGAACAGACTGTGCCATGCACACCGAAACGAAATGTTGTAATAAATCCTTCAAGCAATATAAGATTATCACCTGTGATGTCACCATGCACACCTAAACAAAATGTAGTTGTAATGAATCCTTCAAGCAACATTAGACCTGTGATGTCACCAACACCGAACAAATGTGAAAACctcaatatttttaatgatgACGATgaaatctttttgaaataa